Proteins encoded within one genomic window of Alteribacter populi:
- the phnC gene encoding phosphonate ABC transporter ATP-binding protein — protein sequence MLEFKNVSLVYPNGHQGLKDVNLKINDGEFIVVVGMSGAGKSTLIRSINRLVTPTEGELLLDGENILKFNEKDLRKLRTKAGMIFQNYNLVNRMSVLRNVLAGRLGHIGTMRSLLGLFPQEDVQLAMNNLQRVGIGEKAYERADRLSGGQQQRVSIARVITQKPSVILADEPVASLDPPTSHVVMKDLKRISREDNLTTLVNLHFIDMAQEYADRIIGLRDGEVVFDGPASEVTEKTFEEIYGRPIKEDDLLGGDEKE from the coding sequence ATGCTAGAGTTTAAGAATGTATCTTTAGTTTATCCAAATGGCCATCAGGGGTTAAAAGATGTAAACCTCAAAATCAATGATGGTGAATTTATTGTGGTTGTAGGAATGTCAGGAGCCGGTAAATCAACGTTAATCCGTAGTATTAACCGTCTGGTCACACCAACAGAAGGGGAATTGCTATTAGATGGTGAGAATATCCTCAAATTTAATGAGAAAGATCTGCGAAAGCTACGAACGAAGGCTGGTATGATCTTTCAAAACTACAACCTAGTAAACCGGATGTCCGTTCTCCGTAACGTATTAGCTGGAAGGCTCGGCCACATTGGTACGATGCGCAGTCTGTTAGGTTTGTTTCCACAGGAAGATGTGCAATTGGCTATGAACAACCTTCAGCGAGTCGGTATTGGTGAAAAAGCATACGAGAGGGCTGACCGTTTAAGTGGTGGACAGCAGCAACGTGTGAGTATTGCTAGGGTTATTACTCAAAAGCCATCTGTTATTTTAGCGGATGAGCCTGTAGCAAGTCTTGATCCTCCAACTTCCCATGTCGTTATGAAAGACTTAAAGAGAATCAGTCGTGAAGATAATTTAACAACACTGGTAAACCTTCACTTTATTGATATGGCTCAAGAGTATGCCGATCGTATTATTGGATTGCGAGATGGGGAAGTCGTTTTTGATGGTCCGGCCAGTGAAGTGACTGAGAAAACATTTGAAGAAATTTACGGCAGACCGATCAAAGAAGATGATCTACTCGGGGGAGATGAGAAAGAATGA
- the phnE gene encoding phosphonate ABC transporter, permease protein PhnE — translation MTKDKNLTKGKEGRMPVTPRGLKWYLSSILFLVVSLYVLSAYQTQAFPNRIIEGFPIVYYFVIDDLIPPNWGYVNTVFFSLLETWNIALLSTTFAAILAIPFSFLAAANINTNKYFYQFIRMLLNLLRTIPEVILAVLFVAVVGIGALSGVFALTIFSLGILAKLVSETVETIDPGPLEAIRASGGNVFQVIGYGVVPQVIQQYASYTLYVLEINVKASVVLGFVGAGGIGLILRQQLNMFNYANVSTIIILTFVTITIIDFVSNRVREGLE, via the coding sequence ATGACCAAAGATAAGAATCTAACGAAAGGAAAAGAAGGACGTATGCCTGTAACTCCTAGAGGGTTAAAGTGGTACCTTTCCAGTATCCTCTTTTTAGTAGTGAGTTTGTATGTACTATCTGCATATCAGACACAAGCTTTTCCTAACCGTATTATAGAAGGATTTCCAATCGTCTATTATTTCGTTATTGATGACTTAATTCCACCTAACTGGGGATATGTTAATACCGTTTTCTTCAGTTTGCTTGAAACATGGAATATTGCCTTATTAAGTACAACATTTGCAGCCATTCTAGCGATTCCTTTCAGCTTCCTAGCAGCTGCGAATATTAATACCAACAAGTACTTTTACCAGTTTATTCGAATGTTATTAAACTTGCTACGAACGATTCCGGAAGTTATCCTCGCCGTATTATTCGTGGCTGTTGTTGGTATCGGTGCGCTATCTGGGGTATTTGCCCTTACTATATTTTCACTTGGGATCCTTGCGAAACTCGTCAGTGAAACGGTCGAAACCATCGACCCGGGTCCCCTTGAAGCGATTCGTGCTTCAGGAGGAAATGTATTTCAGGTTATCGGGTATGGTGTCGTTCCTCAAGTCATTCAACAGTACGCTTCCTATACTCTTTATGTATTAGAAATTAATGTTAAGGCTTCTGTTGTACTAGGTTTTGTTGGCGCTGGTGGTATCGGTCTTATTTTACGTCAGCAACTGAATATGTTTAACTATGCAAACGTATCCACAATTATTATCCTGACTTTTGTTACGATTACAATTATTGATTTTGTTAGTAATCGCGTAAGGGAGGGGCTGGAGTAA
- the phnE gene encoding phosphonate ABC transporter, permease protein PhnE: MKTDMSKKSNIPMQKPNRTKFRVQFLIALIILSGLYVIAFMFTDFQARGSSSSALETLRRLFLAPLFDAETRAEFPVYVGYMLETIAIAYAGLSIAAILAIPVGFLAARNMTRFSYAGKSILNAIRAIPELIFAIIFVAAVGMGPYAGVLAISINSIGMLGKLYAEVIETIDMSKVDAIKASGGNRIQAMWYGVLPQVLPEFSSYAIYRFEIDVRASTVLGIVGAGGIGTPLLLATHQRNWEDVGMILIVVVIFVSAIDYLSGFIRKKIV, encoded by the coding sequence ATGAAGACTGATATGAGTAAAAAGTCAAATATACCAATGCAGAAGCCTAACCGTACAAAATTTCGTGTGCAGTTCCTGATAGCGCTTATTATATTAAGTGGACTTTACGTGATAGCCTTTATGTTTACTGATTTTCAAGCAAGAGGCTCATCTTCTTCTGCTCTTGAGACTTTAAGAAGACTGTTTCTAGCACCGTTATTTGATGCAGAAACTCGAGCAGAATTTCCTGTGTACGTAGGCTATATGCTTGAAACGATTGCCATTGCATATGCCGGTCTATCAATTGCAGCCATCCTGGCCATTCCAGTCGGATTTTTAGCAGCAAGAAACATGACGAGATTTTCTTATGCTGGAAAATCAATTTTAAATGCAATTCGTGCCATTCCTGAGCTGATTTTTGCGATAATTTTCGTTGCAGCTGTTGGTATGGGTCCCTATGCAGGTGTTTTAGCGATCAGTATTAATTCTATTGGTATGCTAGGAAAATTATATGCAGAAGTGATTGAGACAATTGATATGTCAAAGGTAGATGCAATAAAAGCAAGCGGTGGAAATCGAATTCAAGCAATGTGGTACGGTGTGTTACCACAGGTTCTACCAGAGTTTTCTTCCTATGCGATCTATCGTTTTGAAATTGATGTTCGTGCATCGACGGTGTTAGGTATTGTTGGAGCCGGCGGTATTGGTACACCATTACTATTGGCAACGCACCAACGGAACTGGGAAGATGTCGGGATGATTTTGATTGTCGTTGTTATTTTTGTTAGTGCAATTGACTATCTTAGTGGATTCATCCGTAAAAAAATCGTTTAA
- a CDS encoding inositol monophosphatase family protein: MNKTKEIYEVALKWTKQAGTMLKNTLQNSLHVEYKTSAADLVTEKDREIEQFFVQKINATYPNHFILGEEGSASEQAKYDPMKETVWIIDPIDGTTNFVHQKRNFAISVGIYEKGQPVIGIIYDPISDECFHAQRGEGAYLNEQQLPSITGGNLEESLVAMNSLWLTPNNHLDHERLQAMVNEVRGVRCQGSAALELAYVACGRLDASIAIGLGPWDFGGGYVLLNEVGASITTVDNQPIDPFHPSSVFVAKPEIHPIILENYLFRR; this comes from the coding sequence ATGAATAAGACAAAAGAAATATATGAAGTAGCGTTAAAGTGGACAAAACAAGCAGGAACGATGTTGAAAAATACGTTACAAAACTCTCTTCATGTTGAATATAAAACGTCTGCTGCTGATTTAGTGACAGAAAAAGACCGAGAGATCGAACAATTTTTTGTGCAAAAAATAAATGCGACGTATCCGAACCATTTTATTTTAGGAGAAGAAGGGTCTGCTTCAGAACAAGCTAAATATGACCCTATGAAAGAGACTGTTTGGATCATTGACCCTATTGATGGAACGACGAATTTTGTTCATCAAAAGCGGAATTTTGCAATTTCTGTTGGGATATATGAGAAGGGCCAGCCAGTTATCGGTATTATTTATGATCCCATTTCTGATGAGTGTTTCCATGCACAAAGAGGAGAAGGCGCGTATTTAAATGAACAACAGTTACCTTCTATTACAGGGGGAAATTTAGAGGAGTCTTTGGTGGCGATGAATTCTCTCTGGTTAACACCAAATAACCATCTAGACCACGAAAGGCTACAAGCAATGGTTAATGAAGTGCGAGGCGTCCGTTGCCAGGGGTCTGCCGCTTTGGAATTGGCCTATGTGGCATGTGGTCGATTAGATGCTTCGATTGCAATTGGATTGGGGCCATGGGATTTCGGTGGCGGTTATGTACTCCTAAACGAAGTCGGTGCAAGCATAACGACTGTGGATAACCAACCAATTGATCCATTTCATCCTTCCTCCGTTTTTGTAGCGAAGCCTGAGATCCATCCAATAATCCTTGAAAACTATTTGTTTAGGAGATGA
- a CDS encoding TIGR00730 family Rossman fold protein produces the protein MKKCAVFCGSRAGNHPEYLASARKLGHAMAERNIDLVYGGASVGIMAAIADAVLERGGKVTGVLPKFLSDREIAHEKLTELYIVETMHERKRMIAELSDGFISLPGGIGTMEEYFEMLTMGALDQHKGKSGLLNVNDYYTPLIQFFDHMKDQGFIDPSSRKAMIVEEDPEAILDIIFSE, from the coding sequence ATGAAAAAATGTGCAGTTTTCTGCGGCTCTCGAGCTGGGAATCATCCGGAGTATTTAGCTTCTGCCCGTAAATTAGGCCACGCTATGGCAGAGCGGAACATTGACCTCGTTTACGGAGGTGCCAGCGTTGGTATTATGGCCGCGATTGCAGATGCTGTTCTTGAACGTGGAGGAAAAGTAACCGGGGTATTGCCAAAGTTTCTTAGTGATCGTGAAATAGCCCATGAAAAGCTTACCGAATTGTATATTGTTGAAACGATGCACGAACGTAAGCGGATGATAGCGGAACTTTCCGATGGCTTCATTTCATTACCAGGTGGAATCGGTACGATGGAAGAGTATTTTGAAATGCTTACGATGGGGGCACTGGACCAACACAAAGGAAAGAGTGGACTTTTGAATGTAAATGATTACTATACACCGCTTATTCAATTTTTTGATCATATGAAAGACCAGGGATTTATAGACCCTAGCAGTCGAAAAGCAATGATCGTTGAGGAGGACCCAGAAGCGATCCTCGATATTATTTTTTCAGAATGA
- a CDS encoding SDR family oxidoreductase yields MNILVIGANGNVGQHIVKMLGLSTEHNVKAMIRSEEQKRTMENLRVDEIVIADLENDFSHAYEGADAVIFTAGSGGHTSKEQTDVIDRNAAIRSIEQAEKHGLARYIMVSTMGANNPDATPEGIQHYMKAKAAADEALVKSKLNYTILRPGLLTNEPAKGTIVAAKLLENKSGDIPREDVAATAVNALTIEETYHKAFELLSGETSIGTALKNL; encoded by the coding sequence GTGAATATATTAGTGATTGGCGCTAATGGAAACGTAGGTCAGCATATAGTAAAGATGCTTGGCTTAAGCACAGAACATAATGTAAAAGCGATGATTCGCTCTGAAGAACAAAAAAGGACAATGGAAAATCTTAGGGTAGATGAAATTGTCATTGCAGACCTAGAAAATGATTTCTCACATGCCTATGAAGGCGCCGATGCGGTCATCTTTACGGCTGGATCTGGGGGACATACGTCTAAAGAACAAACAGACGTCATTGACCGAAACGCTGCAATTCGATCTATTGAACAAGCAGAAAAGCACGGTCTTGCCCGCTATATCATGGTAAGTACGATGGGAGCTAATAACCCTGATGCTACACCAGAGGGGATCCAGCATTATATGAAAGCGAAAGCAGCAGCTGATGAAGCTCTTGTAAAAAGTAAGCTTAACTACACGATCCTCCGCCCTGGGTTATTAACAAACGAACCGGCAAAAGGAACCATTGTTGCCGCGAAACTCCTAGAAAATAAGTCGGGTGACATTCCTCGCGAAGATGTCGCAGCTACGGCAGTAAATGCCTTAACGATCGAGGAAACGTATCACAAGGCCTTTGAACTTCTTTCCGGTGAAACAAGTATTGGTACAGCATTAAAAAACTTATAG
- a CDS encoding DUF1028 domain-containing protein, giving the protein MSHNKEPLVATFSIVGYDPETKEWGIAVQSKFLGVGAVVPWAKADVGAVATQSFANTSFGPKGLELLAEGYSPEVVVEKLVAEDEEQGLRQFAIMDANGNTAGFTGADCYDWAGQRAGRYCTAQGNILVSEKTVNRLVDTFEQTNGTLAERLLEALDKGQAAGGDSRGKQSAALFVVQDKGGYGGYNDRKYDLRVDDHPDPIRELRRVFELHTLYFSKPKKEELLTIEGDVLEKVQLILQKEKLLDDTYDSYNLTVKEALKAYFMKENFDERWQEEDQVDPYVLAYMKRKPSLTVR; this is encoded by the coding sequence ATGAGTCATAATAAAGAACCGCTCGTAGCTACGTTTTCGATCGTTGGGTACGATCCTGAAACCAAGGAATGGGGGATCGCGGTCCAATCCAAATTTCTAGGAGTAGGGGCTGTGGTTCCTTGGGCAAAAGCAGATGTAGGTGCGGTGGCGACCCAGTCTTTTGCCAATACGTCGTTTGGACCAAAGGGACTTGAGCTCCTAGCAGAAGGATATAGTCCCGAAGTAGTCGTAGAAAAGCTAGTAGCAGAAGATGAGGAACAGGGGCTTCGCCAATTTGCGATCATGGATGCTAATGGGAATACAGCAGGCTTTACCGGAGCTGACTGCTATGATTGGGCTGGGCAGCGGGCTGGTCGTTATTGTACAGCTCAAGGGAATATTTTGGTGAGTGAAAAGACAGTAAACCGTTTAGTTGATACCTTCGAACAAACAAATGGAACATTGGCAGAGCGTCTTTTAGAAGCGCTTGATAAAGGACAAGCAGCAGGGGGAGATTCCCGTGGGAAACAGTCTGCTGCTCTTTTTGTAGTGCAAGATAAAGGTGGATACGGGGGATATAACGACCGTAAGTATGATCTGCGAGTGGATGATCATCCCGATCCCATTAGAGAATTAAGACGTGTTTTTGAGCTGCATACCTTGTATTTTTCAAAGCCAAAGAAAGAAGAACTTCTTACCATTGAAGGTGATGTTCTGGAAAAAGTACAACTTATTCTTCAAAAAGAAAAGCTGTTAGATGATACTTATGATAGTTATAATTTAACGGTAAAAGAAGCGTTAAAGGCTTATTTTATGAAGGAAAATTTTGATGAGCGCTGGCAGGAAGAAGACCAGGTTGATCCGTATGTTTTGGCCTATATGAAAAGGAAACCATCCCTTACAGTCCGTTGA
- a CDS encoding NCS2 family permease, with the protein MMAGMIAFFTIVYIVIVNAAILADAGIPLVAGIIATVFVSFVGSMIMGLWANAPILLVPGMGINAMFVYTFVHSMGLLWQEALAVVVLSGVLFSIIAFTKLAHVITQSIPSSLKEAIAVGIGIFLTFIGLQQGGLVIADESTFVTLGSFTDANVIVTIVTLMVAVTLFIRQVAGNFLISILFGTVLAFFLGGIETSNTTPLSFQPYSEVFLGFSFTNIASVAFMAATFSLVMVIVFENIGLIHGHLNMAGSPEKYNRSLQANAISVISSGFLGTSPTVATVESAAGIAAGGRTGLTTITAGVMFLLSLLFIPFITMIPQSAIAPVLIIIGGLMMQNVQNINLNDFSEGFPAFLVIVLIPLTYSIADGIAFGFVAYPVLKILLGKHKELTKPLVIISALFFLNFVLQVWNGS; encoded by the coding sequence ATGATGGCAGGAATGATAGCTTTTTTTACGATTGTTTATATTGTCATCGTAAATGCCGCTATTTTAGCTGATGCAGGCATACCACTTGTAGCTGGAATTATTGCGACAGTGTTTGTTTCATTTGTAGGAAGCATGATCATGGGTCTCTGGGCAAATGCGCCAATACTACTTGTGCCTGGGATGGGTATCAATGCTATGTTTGTCTATACATTTGTACATTCCATGGGTCTGCTGTGGCAAGAAGCACTTGCCGTAGTGGTGTTATCTGGTGTCCTTTTTAGCATCATCGCTTTTACGAAACTGGCACATGTGATTACTCAGTCGATCCCTTCTTCATTAAAAGAAGCGATTGCAGTCGGGATTGGCATTTTCTTAACGTTTATTGGCTTACAGCAAGGTGGTTTGGTTATAGCAGACGAATCAACTTTTGTTACATTAGGTAGTTTTACAGATGCGAATGTAATTGTAACGATTGTGACGTTAATGGTCGCTGTAACATTATTTATCCGCCAGGTTGCAGGTAATTTTCTAATAAGTATTTTGTTTGGAACTGTATTGGCCTTTTTCCTTGGGGGAATTGAAACGTCTAATACAACACCACTTTCGTTTCAGCCATATTCTGAGGTATTCCTAGGTTTCTCGTTTACCAATATCGCATCAGTTGCGTTTATGGCTGCAACTTTTTCGCTAGTGATGGTTATTGTATTTGAAAATATCGGCTTAATTCACGGTCATTTAAACATGGCCGGAAGCCCTGAAAAATATAACCGCTCACTGCAAGCGAACGCCATTTCGGTCATTTCCAGTGGGTTTCTAGGCACAAGTCCAACCGTCGCTACAGTAGAAAGTGCGGCTGGTATTGCCGCAGGAGGTCGCACTGGCCTAACAACAATTACAGCAGGCGTTATGTTTCTTCTATCCCTGCTTTTTATTCCGTTTATTACAATGATTCCACAGAGTGCCATCGCGCCTGTGTTAATCATTATTGGCGGACTCATGATGCAAAATGTACAAAACATTAATCTCAATGACTTTTCAGAAGGTTTTCCAGCCTTCTTAGTGATCGTTCTGATTCCACTCACGTATAGTATTGCTGATGGGATTGCATTTGGATTTGTCGCTTATCCGGTATTAAAAATATTACTTGGAAAGCATAAGGAACTTACCAAGCCACTTGTCATAATCTCAGCACTATTTTTCTTGAATTTTGTGCTGCAAGTGTGGAATGGGAGTTAA
- a CDS encoding polysaccharide deacetylase family protein translates to MMYKWSATNFWMRWILCLVLSASVLSSCMPAQDESQPNRENVGIQGDMEPIYPAAGTTAQLAGGPEAAHRVEMEPDSPSVFSGQSEGDISNEGLENVGFGDLQKMFPDTVVWRGNTNEKRVALTFDDGPDPRYTPEILDILDEHNVKATFFVMGARAKGHPDILRRASQEGHVIGNHTYWHPNLSGESVEQLRWEMQQTNDVIENLIGFQPRLFRPPYGIFGTAHTESLVENEETAVFWTVDTKDWDGPSSEEIHNSVIEETNNGSIILMHDGGHWTSDLSSTVGALDSVISELKEEGYQFVTVPELLNTSAHK, encoded by the coding sequence ATGATGTACAAATGGAGCGCAACAAATTTTTGGATGAGGTGGATTTTGTGTTTAGTTCTTTCTGCCTCGGTATTATCTTCGTGCATGCCAGCGCAGGATGAATCACAACCTAATCGTGAAAACGTAGGTATTCAAGGTGACATGGAACCGATTTATCCAGCCGCAGGGACAACCGCTCAATTGGCAGGGGGGCCGGAAGCGGCCCACAGAGTCGAAATGGAACCTGATTCACCATCTGTTTTTTCGGGTCAAAGTGAAGGTGATATTTCAAATGAAGGTTTGGAAAACGTAGGTTTTGGTGATCTGCAAAAAATGTTCCCTGATACCGTCGTTTGGCGTGGAAATACCAATGAAAAACGGGTAGCACTTACATTTGATGACGGTCCAGACCCGAGATATACCCCCGAAATTCTTGACATATTAGATGAACATAATGTTAAAGCCACTTTTTTTGTAATGGGTGCTCGAGCTAAAGGGCATCCAGACATTTTACGACGCGCTAGTCAAGAAGGACATGTAATTGGTAACCATACCTACTGGCACCCAAACTTAAGCGGGGAATCCGTGGAACAGCTTCGATGGGAAATGCAACAGACGAATGATGTGATTGAGAACCTCATCGGTTTTCAACCGCGTCTCTTCCGTCCGCCCTACGGTATTTTTGGAACCGCTCATACTGAAAGTTTAGTGGAGAACGAAGAAACTGCTGTATTCTGGACAGTAGATACGAAAGATTGGGATGGACCTAGTTCAGAGGAAATCCACAATTCTGTGATAGAAGAAACGAATAACGGATCGATCATTTTAATGCATGATGGAGGACATTGGACCTCAGATTTGAGTTCCACAGTTGGCGCACTGGATTCAGTCATCTCCGAATTAAAAGAAGAGGGTTATCAATTTGTTACCGTCCCTGAACTTCTCAACACTTCAGCTCACAAATAA
- a CDS encoding short-chain fatty acid transporter, which yields MNALTNFSTKIMQRYLPDPFLFVIVLTFVVFGMGLFLTPSSPMDMVSYWGNGFWDLLEFAMQMVLILVTGYVLASSPLFKKLLQKLATLAKSPGQAIVVVTLVALFASWVNWGFGLVIGALFAKELVKQVPKVDYRLLIASAYSGFVVWHGGLAGSIPLTVATSGHFSEDIIGLVPTSETIFSPFNLVILAALFITVPILNRLMMNEKNAVTIDPALLDNDESAATVENDDLLGSDEDTPAKRFERSKLISLFTGILGIVFIIYYLGMNGFDLNLNIVNFLFLFLGILFHGKPQNFLISVGNAVKNAGGIIIQFPFYAGIMGMMVTSGLAVEFSQWFVSISNGTTFPLFAFLSAGIVNFFVPSGGGQWAVQAPIMLSAGSELGVDAAKTAMAVAWGDAWTNMIQPFWALPALAIAGLKARDIMGFCVIVLFLSGVIIGLGLVLL from the coding sequence ATGAATGCGCTTACAAATTTTTCGACAAAAATCATGCAACGCTATTTACCGGATCCTTTTTTATTTGTTATCGTTCTTACATTTGTAGTTTTCGGCATGGGGCTTTTTTTAACGCCAAGTTCGCCAATGGATATGGTCTCTTATTGGGGGAATGGCTTTTGGGATTTATTGGAGTTTGCCATGCAAATGGTTCTTATTTTGGTGACGGGCTATGTTTTGGCATCGAGTCCGCTTTTTAAAAAGCTGCTGCAAAAATTAGCAACATTGGCCAAATCTCCTGGTCAAGCAATCGTGGTCGTTACCCTTGTGGCGTTGTTTGCTAGCTGGGTAAACTGGGGTTTTGGTCTTGTCATCGGTGCGTTATTTGCAAAAGAGCTTGTAAAGCAAGTACCAAAGGTTGATTACCGCCTGTTAATTGCGAGCGCTTACAGTGGTTTCGTTGTTTGGCATGGTGGATTGGCAGGGTCTATCCCTCTGACTGTTGCTACGAGTGGTCACTTTTCCGAAGATATCATTGGACTTGTTCCTACAAGTGAAACGATCTTTTCCCCGTTCAACCTGGTGATACTCGCAGCGCTATTTATTACGGTTCCGATTCTGAATCGTCTGATGATGAACGAAAAGAATGCTGTGACGATTGACCCGGCGCTATTGGATAATGATGAAAGTGCAGCTACTGTCGAAAATGACGACCTTTTGGGGTCAGATGAAGATACTCCAGCAAAACGATTTGAAAGAAGTAAACTTATCTCATTGTTTACGGGTATTTTAGGAATTGTTTTTATCATTTACTACCTTGGTATGAATGGATTCGATCTCAATTTAAATATCGTAAATTTCCTATTTTTATTTTTGGGAATTCTTTTCCATGGTAAACCGCAAAACTTCCTTATTAGTGTAGGTAATGCGGTAAAAAATGCAGGCGGAATTATTATTCAATTTCCGTTCTATGCAGGAATTATGGGAATGATGGTTACATCAGGACTTGCAGTCGAGTTTTCACAATGGTTTGTTTCTATTTCTAATGGGACGACATTCCCACTCTTTGCATTCCTCAGTGCTGGTATTGTCAATTTCTTTGTTCCATCAGGCGGAGGACAGTGGGCAGTGCAAGCACCAATTATGTTATCAGCAGGTAGCGAGCTAGGTGTTGATGCTGCAAAAACGGCTATGGCTGTTGCATGGGGCGATGCGTGGACGAACATGATTCAACCGTTTTGGGCCCTACCCGCTCTGGCAATTGCGGGCTTAAAAGCACGTGATATTATGGGGTTCTGTGTTATTGTGCTGTTCTTAAGTGGAGTTATCATCGGTCTAGGTTTAGTACTATTATAG
- a CDS encoding class I SAM-dependent methyltransferase: protein MSGNLYEQTARYYDLDPRPIVKEDLAFYERYANIQSGTILELACGTGRVLLHLAQKGYDVTGIDLSEAMLSVLHEKLAILENEVQKRVRTSHQSMTMFSFDTTFSLITIPFRSFQVLHTRKEQKACLTQVHKHLAADGRFILHVFRPYRTLDKSWSFQNAFSGKRQTLKQTVSSRKPIAECRSTLKTNFLLLNKSIK, encoded by the coding sequence ATGAGTGGGAACTTATACGAGCAAACGGCGAGGTACTATGACTTGGATCCAAGGCCAATCGTTAAAGAAGATTTGGCGTTTTATGAACGTTATGCAAATATACAAAGTGGTACGATTTTAGAACTTGCTTGTGGTACAGGACGGGTATTGCTTCATCTTGCACAAAAAGGTTATGACGTGACTGGTATTGATTTGTCTGAAGCGATGCTCAGTGTCCTTCATGAGAAGCTAGCTATTTTAGAAAACGAAGTCCAAAAACGGGTTAGGACTTCACATCAATCAATGACTATGTTTTCATTTGATACGACATTCAGCCTTATCACTATTCCGTTCCGATCGTTTCAAGTATTACATACCCGTAAAGAACAAAAAGCGTGCTTGACGCAAGTGCATAAGCACCTCGCAGCGGATGGGCGGTTTATTTTACACGTATTCCGTCCTTACAGGACCCTTGATAAATCATGGTCTTTCCAGAACGCATTCAGTGGCAAGCGACAGACCCTCAAGCAAACTGTCTCGTCACGAAAACCGATCGCGGAGTGTCGATCGACATTGAAGACCAACTTCTTGTTGCTGAACAAGTCTATAAAGTGA